From a single Crateriforma spongiae genomic region:
- a CDS encoding sigma 54-interacting transcriptional regulator, with product MGLSSGLRSQFLQASSPLFVIRNGRVCSVNEAFCQWVSGDAQAILGRQTESFVGHADWEEVRQQLDQLLRGDQSSCQFDCSFDGLDDRSRKAFVTAVKLYGDHDGAVLCGVVDLDVQRSLDRESDQMPWQLLSFERLLSTLSASFINSPIDQIEDQINESLKSLVQFLGNDRCTFFEFGDDDARINVTHSYAVQGCPRFPIGTFEVAQLPWFINEFREGNCIFAKSIPDDLPPEAEREARYCQEHGIQSNVAVPLRAGGQVLGGLTFAFIEKPCSWPRETVLRLQLIGEVFAGSLLRRRTEMSLRDKIAENEQLRRRLEQENLYLREQTVLRHHHGKIVGRSDAILKVLADVERVATFDAPVLLTGETGTGKELLAQAIHELSSRSGSPMIVVNCASLPATLIESELFGRVAGAYTGAASAQIGRFELADGSTLFLDEIGEFPLELQAKLLRVLQDGKFERLGSPDSVSVNVRIIAATNRNLQQASRDGKFRTDLFHRLNVFPIRVPPLRERRDDIPSLAWSFVETFGRRMGKTIKSIPRKSMQRLQRHDWPGNVRELSNAIERAMILTDGDTLNLVMDDWGAERPSRRLSLKESEKQQILNVLQETGWRIRGNGGAAELLDVKPTTLEARMARLGIRRPGNRSDDS from the coding sequence ATGGGACTGTCGTCAGGGCTTCGTTCACAGTTCCTACAAGCCAGCAGTCCGCTTTTTGTTATCCGAAACGGACGCGTTTGTTCGGTGAACGAAGCGTTTTGCCAGTGGGTGTCCGGAGATGCGCAAGCGATCTTGGGGCGTCAGACGGAATCATTCGTCGGCCACGCCGATTGGGAAGAGGTCAGGCAGCAACTGGATCAGTTGCTGCGAGGAGATCAATCGTCGTGCCAGTTTGATTGCAGCTTTGACGGGCTGGACGATCGATCGCGGAAAGCATTCGTGACGGCGGTAAAATTGTACGGCGATCACGACGGTGCCGTGCTTTGTGGGGTGGTGGACCTTGATGTCCAACGAAGTTTGGATCGTGAATCCGACCAGATGCCGTGGCAACTATTGAGCTTTGAACGATTGCTTTCCACGCTTTCGGCCAGCTTCATCAATTCGCCCATCGATCAGATCGAGGATCAGATCAACGAGAGTTTGAAATCGCTGGTTCAATTTCTGGGCAACGACCGTTGCACGTTTTTTGAATTTGGCGATGACGACGCACGCATCAATGTGACGCATTCCTATGCGGTGCAAGGTTGCCCGCGGTTTCCGATCGGCACATTCGAAGTGGCTCAGTTGCCGTGGTTTATCAACGAGTTTCGTGAAGGCAATTGTATCTTTGCAAAATCGATTCCAGATGATCTTCCGCCCGAGGCCGAACGAGAAGCCCGTTATTGTCAGGAACACGGGATCCAGTCCAACGTTGCGGTTCCGTTAAGGGCCGGTGGTCAGGTTTTGGGCGGTTTAACGTTCGCCTTCATTGAAAAGCCATGCTCGTGGCCTCGCGAAACGGTCTTGCGTCTTCAGTTGATCGGTGAAGTGTTCGCCGGATCGCTCTTGCGGCGTCGAACCGAAATGTCCTTGCGGGACAAGATTGCAGAGAATGAACAACTGCGGCGTCGGTTGGAGCAGGAAAATCTCTATCTGCGCGAACAAACCGTCTTGCGGCATCACCACGGAAAGATCGTAGGACGCAGCGATGCGATTCTGAAAGTGCTGGCCGATGTGGAAAGGGTCGCGACGTTTGACGCTCCGGTGCTGTTGACCGGGGAAACGGGGACCGGCAAGGAGTTGTTGGCACAGGCGATTCACGAGCTTAGCAGCCGCAGCGGCAGTCCGATGATCGTGGTGAATTGCGCTTCCCTGCCGGCAACGTTGATCGAAAGTGAGTTGTTCGGCCGCGTCGCCGGAGCTTATACGGGTGCCGCGTCAGCCCAGATCGGACGTTTCGAATTAGCCGATGGGTCCACGCTGTTTTTGGATGAGATCGGTGAGTTCCCGTTGGAATTGCAGGCCAAGCTACTGCGGGTCTTGCAGGACGGAAAGTTCGAACGTTTGGGAAGCCCCGATTCGGTTTCCGTGAACGTTCGTATTATCGCCGCGACCAATCGAAACCTTCAGCAGGCGAGTCGAGATGGAAAGTTTCGTACCGACCTTTTCCATCGTTTGAACGTGTTTCCGATTCGAGTGCCGCCGTTGCGTGAGCGGCGCGACGACATCCCGTCATTGGCCTGGTCTTTCGTTGAAACGTTTGGCCGGCGTATGGGCAAGACGATCAAGAGCATCCCGCGGAAGTCGATGCAGAGGTTGCAGCGTCACGATTGGCCCGGCAATGTCCGCGAGTTGAGCAACGCGATTGAGCGGGCGATGATTTTGACTGACGGCGACACGCTAAATCTGGTCATGGATGATTGGGGTGCGGAAAGGCCGTCACGCCGACTTTCGTTGAAGGAGTCGGAGAAGCAACAGATCCTTAATGTCTTGCAGGAAACGGGCTGGCGGATTCGGGGCAATGGAGGTGCGGCCGAACTGTTGGACGTCAAGCCGACGACTTTGGAAGCCCGGATGGCTCGCTTAGGCATTCGTCGGCCAGGGAATCGATCGGACGATTCGTAG
- a CDS encoding V-type ATP synthase subunit B, producing MDSQLGQLIRHTRVDEIVGDVIRLRATGVALGDMAEIQNTDGKTSLARVIGLDRDLVSLQVFAGGKGLSTDASVQFLGRPLDVVYSPNILGRIFRGSGEPMDGGPDLSADPHIRVGGPTVNPVMRVMPTRMIETRVPMIDLFNSLVESQKIPIFSVAGEPHSELLARIGFQADADVLVFGGLGLIFDDYSFFRTSFEQHGVFARTVMFVNQASDPLVERLLVPDMALAVAEKFAVEENKRVLVLLTDMTAYADAMKEIGVAQERIPAVRGYMGDLYTQLAQRYEKACDFKGSGSVTILSVTTMPGDDVTHPVPDNTGYITEGQFYLHGGIIDPFGSLSRLKQHVIGKTTREDHSQIMNTMIRFYSEAVEAQKKQAMAFELSPFDEKLLKYGRLFRDRFMDIRVSMGVTEALDLCWQTLAECFDPQELLMKQHLVDKYFPKPADSTTAAKK from the coding sequence ATGGATTCACAGTTGGGACAACTGATTCGCCACACGCGGGTGGACGAAATCGTCGGCGACGTGATCCGGTTGCGTGCCACCGGTGTGGCGCTGGGGGACATGGCGGAAATCCAGAACACCGACGGCAAGACGTCGCTGGCGCGAGTGATCGGATTGGATCGCGATTTGGTCAGTCTGCAGGTCTTCGCCGGCGGCAAAGGCCTGTCGACCGACGCATCGGTTCAGTTTTTGGGTCGACCGCTGGACGTGGTTTATTCGCCAAATATTTTGGGGCGCATTTTTCGCGGTTCCGGCGAACCGATGGACGGCGGTCCCGATCTTTCGGCGGATCCCCACATCCGCGTTGGCGGTCCAACCGTTAATCCGGTGATGCGTGTGATGCCGACGCGGATGATTGAAACTCGCGTCCCGATGATCGACCTGTTCAATAGCTTGGTCGAAAGTCAAAAGATTCCAATCTTTTCGGTCGCCGGCGAACCGCACAGTGAGCTCCTTGCACGAATCGGGTTCCAAGCCGATGCCGACGTTTTGGTATTCGGCGGTCTCGGATTGATTTTCGACGACTACAGTTTTTTTCGGACCAGTTTTGAACAGCACGGCGTCTTTGCCCGCACCGTGATGTTCGTCAATCAGGCATCTGATCCGTTGGTCGAACGTTTGCTGGTCCCCGACATGGCGCTTGCGGTCGCCGAGAAATTCGCGGTGGAAGAAAACAAACGTGTGCTAGTTTTGCTGACCGATATGACCGCTTACGCCGACGCCATGAAGGAGATCGGCGTGGCGCAAGAACGCATTCCAGCGGTCCGCGGCTACATGGGCGATTTGTATACGCAGTTGGCACAACGCTACGAAAAAGCGTGCGATTTTAAAGGGTCCGGTTCGGTCACCATCTTGAGTGTCACGACGATGCCTGGTGACGATGTGACTCACCCGGTTCCCGACAACACGGGCTACATCACCGAAGGCCAATTCTACCTGCACGGTGGAATCATTGATCCCTTTGGTTCGCTATCGCGTCTGAAACAACACGTGATCGGTAAGACCACTCGCGAGGATCATTCGCAAATCATGAACACGATGATCCGCTTTTATTCCGAGGCGGTCGAAGCCCAAAAGAAACAGGCGATGGCTTTTGAGCTGTCGCCATTTGACGAAAAGCTGTTGAAGTACGGTCGTCTGTTCCGCGATCGATTCATGGACATCCGCGTCTCTATGGGCGTAACCGAAGCGTTAGATTTGTGCTGGCAGACGCTTGCCGAGTGCTTTGATCCCCAAGAACTGTTGATGAAACAGCATTTGGTCGACAAGTACTTTCCAAAACCTGCGGATTCGACGACTGCAGCCAAAAAGTAG
- a CDS encoding efflux RND transporter periplasmic adaptor subunit, whose protein sequence is MLHRLIGISGTVGLLLLIGGCGEVDALPEPVRPVRAAKVGSKHAMPGRQFPGRAEAKQDVEMSFQVSGLLMDLPVDVGTEVKQGDNIGALEPQDFQAALAMAEGNLARERSNLLAMERGARPEEIQKLRAALAEAEALHRESISAHQRNVRLIKEQAASQEDFDRSLARQERNAAQVASVKEELNIGLKGARPEDLDAKRAEIRALEAAVASAKNQLNYATLKAPFSGRVAARYVDNFQTVQAKQPVVRLVDLSKIEITVQVPESLITLVPQLRKVVCRFDAFAGKEFECEVTKIGSEASQVTRTYPVTVQLDQPDDLSILPGMAATVQGLIDVDQVDDGWIVPASAVFASEGNDRSSVWIVDESSQTVSRQEVEILRLMADGLTVVADGINEGSWVVTAGVHSLREGQQVKLLQAGS, encoded by the coding sequence ATGTTACATCGATTGATAGGCATTTCCGGAACGGTCGGTCTACTTTTGTTGATCGGTGGTTGCGGTGAAGTCGACGCCCTGCCCGAACCCGTCCGTCCGGTCCGTGCCGCCAAGGTGGGATCCAAGCACGCAATGCCCGGTCGTCAGTTTCCCGGGCGTGCCGAGGCGAAGCAGGACGTGGAAATGTCGTTTCAGGTTTCCGGACTGTTAATGGACTTACCCGTTGATGTGGGGACCGAGGTCAAGCAGGGTGACAACATCGGTGCGTTGGAGCCGCAGGATTTCCAAGCCGCTCTGGCGATGGCCGAAGGCAACTTGGCACGAGAGCGTTCCAACTTATTGGCGATGGAACGCGGGGCGCGACCGGAAGAAATACAAAAGCTGCGAGCCGCATTGGCTGAAGCCGAAGCCCTTCACCGTGAATCAATTTCTGCTCACCAGCGGAACGTCCGGTTGATCAAGGAACAGGCCGCTAGCCAGGAGGATTTCGATCGCAGCTTGGCACGTCAGGAACGCAATGCGGCACAAGTCGCCAGCGTCAAAGAGGAATTGAATATTGGTTTAAAGGGGGCTCGTCCCGAGGACCTGGACGCCAAACGTGCGGAGATTCGTGCGTTGGAAGCCGCCGTTGCCAGTGCCAAAAACCAGCTGAACTACGCAACGTTGAAGGCCCCTTTCAGCGGACGTGTGGCGGCACGTTACGTCGACAATTTTCAAACCGTTCAAGCGAAGCAGCCGGTCGTTCGTTTAGTCGATCTATCCAAAATCGAGATCACGGTGCAGGTTCCCGAGAGCCTGATCACCCTTGTCCCACAGTTGCGAAAAGTGGTTTGTCGTTTCGACGCCTTCGCCGGCAAAGAGTTTGAGTGCGAGGTCACGAAGATTGGCAGCGAAGCGTCACAAGTCACGCGCACCTATCCGGTAACCGTCCAGCTGGATCAACCGGACGATCTTTCGATTCTGCCGGGTATGGCGGCCACCGTTCAAGGTTTGATCGATGTCGACCAAGTCGATGATGGATGGATCGTGCCGGCCAGCGCGGTGTTTGCCTCCGAAGGCAATGATCGGAGTTCCGTTTGGATCGTGGACGAGTCGTCGCAGACCGTTTCGCGTCAGGAGGTCGAGATCTTGCGATTGATGGCCGACGGATTGACGGTCGTGGCCGATGGGATCAACGAAGGCAGTTGGGTGGTCACCGCAGGTGTGCATTCGTTGCGTGAAGGCCAGCAAGTGAAGTTACTGCAGGCGGGAAGCTGA
- a CDS encoding YybH family protein, with the protein MKDAVMKPILLKLLLMLGCVGLGPIAWSDPPSEESAIRQMVKAYVDAYNRHDADAVAQMWSPEAVYTNPHSGEQFVGRDAIRGEFAATFRGSNDLKLSLVTESIEFVSPNVAIEKGAATLSQKGSVSESTRYSAVYVKRDEQWLLDRVTEIVTERPKPSYEGLKELEWLIGSWIDTDDDATVVTTCNWTKNRSFLTRMFSISVGDNVDFAGMQIIGWDAAEKTIRSWVFDSDGGFGQGTWHRQGEAWHIRLVGTLPDGTRSFSTNIMRRVDDDTFTWQAVDRMVAGELLPNVDEIVVKRRDESQ; encoded by the coding sequence ATGAAAGATGCAGTGATGAAGCCGATCCTATTGAAGCTGTTGTTGATGTTGGGTTGCGTCGGGCTTGGTCCGATCGCTTGGTCAGACCCGCCATCCGAAGAGTCCGCGATCCGTCAGATGGTCAAGGCGTATGTGGATGCCTACAACCGACATGATGCGGACGCGGTCGCCCAAATGTGGTCGCCCGAAGCGGTTTATACCAACCCGCACAGCGGCGAACAGTTCGTTGGACGGGACGCAATCCGCGGTGAATTTGCCGCGACGTTTCGTGGTAGTAACGACCTCAAGTTGTCCCTCGTCACCGAGTCGATCGAATTCGTCTCGCCCAACGTGGCGATTGAAAAGGGGGCGGCCACATTATCGCAAAAAGGATCCGTCTCCGAATCGACGCGATATTCGGCTGTCTATGTCAAACGCGACGAGCAGTGGTTGCTGGACCGTGTCACCGAGATTGTGACCGAGCGGCCGAAGCCCAGTTATGAAGGTTTGAAGGAACTGGAATGGCTGATCGGCTCATGGATCGATACTGACGACGATGCCACGGTTGTGACCACGTGCAATTGGACCAAGAACCGAAGTTTTTTGACTCGGATGTTCTCGATCAGTGTCGGCGACAACGTGGACTTTGCCGGAATGCAGATCATCGGATGGGATGCTGCTGAAAAGACCATCCGATCATGGGTGTTCGATTCGGATGGTGGTTTTGGGCAAGGCACGTGGCATCGTCAAGGCGAAGCTTGGCATATCCGTTTGGTCGGCACGTTGCCCGACGGCACCCGTTCATTTTCGACGAACATTATGCGGCGCGTCGATGACGACACGTTCACTTGGCAAGCGGTGGATCGCATGGTCGCGGGCGAACTGTTGCCCAACGTCGATGAGATCGTCGTTAAGCGTCGAGATGAAAGCCAATGA
- a CDS encoding ABC transporter permease — MQTAKNILWLTLKELRSVRHDKMLIALLGFALTFSVYSQATGISTEVHHASVGIVDEDNTTLSRRIASAFYPPYFNQPVLVSADQIDPLMNSGQLMFVINIPRGFEADVIADRNPELQVNIDATAVLQANIGANYIQNIVNDEIDRFVTGSDQSSASVVDLIVRRAFNPNGDTSWFASMTAIIDQITLLTIVLTGAALIREREHGTIEHLLVMPLTSFDIAVSKVCANGSVVLVAVMLSLWLVVENLLGVPIAGSRWLLLAGITLYLFFATAMGILLGTMSGSMAQFALLVLLTVLPLQMLSGAITPIESQPDWLQSITYFFPSRHFVSFAQSIVFRGAGLRDVWHEFFATVSLGMVCFLASLALFRRSISVRG; from the coding sequence ATGCAAACTGCAAAAAACATCCTGTGGCTGACTCTCAAGGAGTTGCGCAGCGTGCGACACGACAAGATGCTGATCGCATTGTTGGGGTTTGCGTTGACGTTCAGTGTGTATAGCCAAGCCACGGGGATTTCCACCGAAGTCCACCATGCATCCGTTGGCATTGTGGATGAAGACAATACAACGCTGTCGCGACGGATCGCGTCGGCCTTCTATCCGCCCTACTTCAATCAGCCGGTGCTGGTTAGCGCGGATCAAATTGATCCACTGATGAATTCCGGCCAATTGATGTTCGTCATCAATATTCCGAGAGGGTTTGAGGCGGATGTGATCGCCGATCGAAATCCGGAATTGCAAGTCAATATTGATGCAACGGCAGTGCTTCAAGCGAACATCGGCGCCAACTACATTCAAAACATCGTGAACGATGAGATCGATCGTTTTGTGACGGGAAGCGACCAGTCGTCCGCGTCGGTGGTCGATCTGATTGTCCGGCGCGCGTTTAACCCCAATGGAGATACAAGTTGGTTCGCCAGCATGACCGCCATCATCGACCAAATCACGCTGTTGACGATCGTCTTGACCGGGGCCGCTTTGATTCGCGAACGGGAACACGGCACGATCGAACACTTGTTGGTGATGCCATTGACGTCCTTTGACATCGCCGTCTCCAAGGTTTGTGCTAATGGCTCGGTGGTTTTGGTTGCCGTGATGCTTTCGCTGTGGTTGGTCGTCGAGAACCTACTGGGGGTTCCAATCGCGGGATCGCGCTGGTTGTTGTTGGCCGGAATCACTTTGTATTTGTTCTTCGCAACCGCCATGGGCATTTTGCTGGGAACCATGTCGGGGTCGATGGCACAGTTTGCCTTGTTGGTTTTGTTGACGGTGCTGCCGCTACAGATGCTGTCGGGAGCCATCACACCGATCGAAAGCCAACCCGATTGGCTGCAGTCGATCACGTACTTCTTTCCGTCACGACACTTCGTCAGTTTTGCTCAGTCCATTGTCTTTCGCGGCGCCGGGCTGCGCGATGTATGGCACGAGTTCTTTGCCACGGTGTCGCTGGGAATGGTTTGCTTCCTGGCCAGTCTGGCACTCTTTCGACGGTCGATTTCCGTTCGCGGCTAG
- a CDS encoding V-type ATP synthase subunit D, with translation MAKLRLSKNSLQQQQQNLKLYRKLLPSLDLKRRQLTVEAQKARAEHQAALMAAEVLEAAIGDELPMLADPQIDLSGLVTMDGYQVGQQNVVGTRLPVLQHVEFTVCDYSRLSTPAWVDVLVQRLKDASESRVRARIAGQRVEILNKAVRRITQRVNLFEKILIPEAQKNIQRIRIYLGDAERAAVITSKLAKTKQQTAGGGWDTGEWGA, from the coding sequence ATGGCGAAATTACGGCTCAGCAAAAACAGTCTTCAACAGCAGCAGCAGAACCTGAAGCTGTACCGAAAACTGCTGCCGTCGCTGGATTTGAAACGCAGACAGTTGACCGTCGAGGCGCAGAAAGCAAGGGCGGAACACCAAGCCGCCTTGATGGCCGCTGAAGTCTTGGAAGCCGCCATCGGCGATGAACTTCCCATGCTGGCGGATCCGCAAATCGATCTGTCCGGCTTGGTGACCATGGACGGGTATCAAGTCGGTCAACAGAACGTTGTCGGAACACGATTGCCGGTGCTGCAACATGTCGAGTTTACGGTTTGCGATTACTCGCGTCTGTCGACCCCCGCGTGGGTGGATGTTCTGGTGCAGCGACTAAAGGATGCATCGGAGTCCCGTGTGCGTGCCCGCATCGCTGGTCAGCGGGTCGAGATCTTGAACAAGGCCGTTCGCCGTATCACCCAGCGGGTGAACTTGTTTGAGAAAATATTGATCCCTGAGGCGCAGAAAAATATCCAGCGAATTCGAATCTATCTGGGCGATGCCGAACGGGCCGCGGTCATCACGTCAAAACTGGCGAAGACAAAGCAGCAAACGGCCGGCGGCGGATGGGACACCGGGGAGTGGGGGGCATGA
- a CDS encoding putative quinol monooxygenase: protein MFQAVLRVVAPHEMRGEFIDVFWGLTGPTACVRGCRGCRVFREVEDGDAITYWMQWDSRDALDEHFRSERFRRLLPYIEMSTEPPEVEVTRVERLGGIEMVLTAINSRLS from the coding sequence ATGTTCCAGGCCGTCTTGCGAGTCGTCGCGCCGCACGAGATGCGTGGAGAGTTCATCGACGTCTTCTGGGGATTGACCGGGCCCACCGCCTGCGTTCGCGGATGTCGGGGGTGTCGCGTGTTCCGCGAGGTCGAGGATGGCGACGCGATCACCTATTGGATGCAGTGGGACAGTCGGGACGCGTTGGATGAACACTTTCGGTCCGAGCGGTTTCGGCGACTGTTGCCGTACATCGAGATGTCAACCGAGCCGCCCGAGGTGGAAGTCACGCGGGTGGAGCGTTTGGGCGGAATTGAAATGGTCCTGACCGCCATCAATTCGCGGCTGAGCTGA
- a CDS encoding efflux RND transporter permease subunit, whose amino-acid sequence MNLAAIAIEKRAIAYFGVALVVIGGVFCFFQLGQLEDPEFSVKTAVITTTYPGASAEQVELEITDRIETKLQEMTELKNVYSNSRPGLSIIKVDIKSHYWSERLPQVWDILRKKVADVEPTLPPGAGKPKVGDDFGYVFGFLLAVSSDGFSYAELERYVKDMRKELSVVSGVARVDFWGVQDKRIYVDVSTTQLAALNITPEQLIRTLQSENMVVDAGSVNHDSKRFRVTPTGEFASPEDIADLAVSGTVVGRDEILRIRDFASVSVGYVDPPMQLMRHNGRPAIALAIAPGAGENVVHVGNAIDHRINELLADLPVGIDVQRVSWQSDQVSESIRAFMISLLEAVAIVLILLAVTMGVRPGIIIGISGLVFPILGTFIVMSIMGIDLHRISLGALIIAMGMMVDNAIVVTDGIMVRIAQGRDRVEAAIEAANGPALPLLGATVVACMAFYPIFASSYDTGEYAGSLFTVVAISLVLSWLFCQTVAPLLCIAMLPGPKAGQPGGDPYQGKLYRWFRGVLSWTIRYRILFLSGMVGLLLASVVGFRWVPQLYFPDSSRLQVMIDYWTPQGTRIEETSAGLERIEEYLQQHDATASVSTFVGKGPPRFYLPVSAEDPYTSYGQIIINTKSLDGVNQLVSDTDAWVKANVPEAMVRVRKYAVGAFDDWKIEARFSGPANADTATLRRLAEAGANVLRETPLAKEIRVNWRQRVLALQPQLNQERARWAGVSREELARVLKRSSDGVVIGQYREDDNLIPILARNIQSERESSANSLDELHVTPRLSTKAVPVSQIIDGVGMPWEDPIIWRWDRRRAITVQCSPNGVTAPTLRNAVLEKFNAIDLPPGYRLDWDGEYWSAKQSQEALVPGIVPAVVVMLFILVALFNSFRPMLICIGVIPFVMIGITGGLLMTQTPFGFIALLGAMSLSGMMIKNGVVLLDEVNANLGRGLKPYNAVVEAAVSRLSPVVNAAGTTVLGVLPMLQDVFWVALAVTIFFGLIVGTLLTMVMVPTLYALFYRIPAESQR is encoded by the coding sequence ATGAATCTTGCAGCTATCGCAATTGAAAAACGAGCGATCGCCTACTTTGGGGTCGCGCTGGTGGTCATCGGCGGCGTTTTTTGCTTCTTCCAGCTAGGGCAGTTGGAAGACCCCGAATTTTCGGTGAAGACCGCTGTCATCACGACGACCTATCCGGGCGCAAGCGCCGAGCAAGTCGAACTGGAGATCACCGACCGCATCGAAACCAAGCTCCAGGAGATGACGGAGCTGAAGAACGTCTATTCGAACTCTCGACCCGGACTGTCGATCATCAAGGTCGACATCAAAAGCCATTATTGGTCGGAACGTCTGCCGCAAGTCTGGGACATCTTGCGTAAGAAAGTGGCTGACGTGGAACCGACGTTGCCGCCGGGGGCCGGAAAGCCCAAAGTCGGAGACGACTTTGGTTATGTGTTCGGGTTCTTGTTGGCCGTCAGCAGCGACGGATTTAGCTATGCCGAACTGGAACGCTACGTCAAAGACATGCGGAAGGAACTGAGTGTTGTTTCCGGCGTCGCACGCGTGGATTTTTGGGGCGTCCAGGACAAACGCATCTATGTGGACGTTTCGACAACCCAATTGGCGGCGCTGAACATCACGCCCGAACAGCTGATCCGAACGCTGCAATCGGAAAACATGGTGGTCGACGCCGGCAGTGTGAACCACGACAGCAAGCGTTTTCGGGTCACACCAACTGGCGAATTTGCGTCTCCCGAAGACATCGCCGATTTGGCCGTGTCCGGGACTGTGGTCGGACGAGATGAAATCCTTCGCATTCGCGATTTTGCATCGGTGTCGGTGGGATATGTCGATCCGCCGATGCAATTGATGCGTCACAACGGACGTCCCGCCATCGCACTTGCCATTGCGCCTGGTGCCGGCGAGAACGTCGTCCACGTGGGCAATGCGATTGATCACCGCATCAACGAATTGCTGGCGGATTTGCCGGTCGGTATCGATGTTCAGCGGGTGTCGTGGCAGTCGGACCAAGTCAGCGAATCGATTCGCGCCTTCATGATCAGCTTGCTGGAAGCGGTGGCGATCGTGCTGATTTTGTTGGCCGTCACGATGGGCGTTCGGCCGGGCATCATCATTGGGATCAGCGGACTGGTGTTTCCGATTCTTGGTACGTTCATCGTGATGTCAATCATGGGAATCGATCTGCACCGTATCTCACTCGGTGCATTGATCATCGCCATGGGCATGATGGTCGACAACGCGATCGTGGTGACCGATGGAATCATGGTCCGCATCGCCCAGGGACGCGACCGGGTGGAAGCGGCGATCGAGGCGGCAAACGGTCCGGCGCTGCCGCTGTTGGGCGCGACCGTTGTGGCCTGCATGGCGTTTTACCCGATCTTTGCGTCCAGTTACGACACCGGCGAATACGCGGGAAGCCTGTTCACGGTGGTGGCCATTTCCCTGGTGCTTAGTTGGCTGTTCTGTCAAACCGTTGCGCCGCTGTTGTGCATCGCAATGTTGCCGGGCCCCAAAGCGGGACAACCCGGCGGGGATCCGTACCAGGGCAAGTTGTATCGATGGTTTCGCGGCGTGCTTTCGTGGACCATCCGTTATCGGATTCTGTTTCTCAGTGGGATGGTTGGGTTATTACTGGCATCGGTCGTGGGCTTCCGCTGGGTGCCGCAGTTGTATTTCCCCGATTCCAGCCGCTTGCAGGTGATGATCGATTACTGGACGCCCCAGGGGACACGAATCGAAGAAACCAGCGCCGGACTGGAGCGGATCGAAGAGTACCTACAACAGCATGACGCCACCGCATCGGTCAGCACGTTCGTTGGGAAGGGACCGCCGCGGTTCTACTTGCCGGTAAGCGCCGAAGACCCCTACACGTCGTATGGCCAAATCATCATCAACACCAAATCGCTTGACGGAGTGAATCAACTGGTCAGCGATACGGACGCTTGGGTCAAAGCAAACGTCCCCGAAGCGATGGTGCGAGTGCGGAAGTATGCCGTGGGGGCTTTCGATGATTGGAAGATCGAGGCCCGGTTCAGCGGACCGGCTAATGCGGATACGGCAACGTTGCGTCGACTGGCCGAAGCCGGAGCGAACGTTTTGCGCGAGACGCCGTTAGCTAAAGAAATTCGCGTCAATTGGCGACAGCGTGTTTTGGCATTGCAGCCACAATTGAATCAGGAACGAGCGCGATGGGCCGGCGTCTCACGCGAAGAACTGGCACGTGTGTTGAAGCGATCGTCCGATGGTGTGGTGATCGGGCAATATCGTGAAGACGATAACCTGATTCCTATCCTGGCGCGAAACATCCAATCCGAACGTGAATCGTCCGCGAATTCTTTGGATGAACTGCACGTGACGCCACGGTTGTCCACCAAGGCTGTTCCCGTTTCGCAGATCATTGACGGAGTCGGCATGCCGTGGGAAGACCCGATAATCTGGCGTTGGGATCGACGTCGTGCCATCACGGTTCAGTGTTCGCCCAACGGCGTGACGGCACCGACGCTGCGAAATGCGGTGTTGGAAAAATTTAATGCGATCGATCTACCGCCCGGATATCGACTGGATTGGGATGGCGAATACTGGAGCGCCAAACAGTCACAAGAAGCGTTGGTGCCCGGCATTGTCCCAGCGGTGGTCGTGATGCTGTTCATTTTGGTGGCTTTGTTCAACAGTTTTCGGCCGATGTTGATCTGCATCGGTGTGATTCCCTTTGTGATGATCGGGATCACCGGCGGCCTATTAATGACCCAAACGCCGTTCGGGTTTATCGCTTTGCTGGGGGCGATGAGTTTGTCGGGAATGATGATCAAGAATGGGGTTGTTTTGCTGGATGAAGTGAACGCCAACCTCGGCCGCGGCTTGAAGCCCTATAATGCGGTGGTCGAAGCAGCGGTTTCGCGTCTAAGCCCCGTGGTGAATGCCGCGGGGACGACCGTGCTGGGTGTATTGCCAATGCTTCAAGACGTGTTTTGGGTTGCACTGGCGGTGACGATTTTCTTCGGGTTGATCGTCGGAACTTTGCTGACAATGGTCATGGTGCCAACCCTGTATGCGCTTTTCTACCGCATTCCTGCCGAGTCACAGCGTTAA